AATCTCTGGGATATTACAAGTTACGTCATGACCCTTATGGGAGGTGGTTAAATTGTTTGGCTATTGGGATGCCCTTTATTTTATCTTAGTATTTACAATCGGCCTTATACTAGCTTATTTGCTAAATGAGTGGGCTAAAAGATCTGGAATGGGAACTAGAGAAGTCGGAGATGGAACTAAGATATTCATTAGTGGTGAGGATCCAGATAAAGTTATTCCTGGGTTTGAGCATCTTGTAGGTCATTACACGGGAAGGAACACTATGTGGGGTCTGATAAACGGTGTAAGAAAGTTCTTCAGCGTGTTAAGAGAAGATCACACAGGATTACTCACTGATTATGTTAGTTACCTACTCATAACGACTGCATTTATACTCGTGGTACTTCTCGTGAGGGGGTGAAGAGATGACAATTAAGGTCCCTATTCAAGCTCAGCAAAATGAAGAGAGAAAGAGACTTGAGAAAAGAATAGCCCAGCTATGCAAGTTTATTGGAAAGTCACCTTGGGTATTCCATGTAAATTCAGGTTCATGCAATGGATGCGATATAGAGATAATAGCAGCCTTAACGCCCAGGTACGATGCTGAGAGATTTGGGGTTAAATTAGTAGGTTCACCTAGGCATGCGGATATTCTATTAGTTACAGGACCCGTTACGAATCAGAGCCTCGAGAGAGTTAAGCTAGTTTATGAGCAGACTCCAGATCCAAAGATAGTAATAGCCGTTGGTTCTTGTGCAACCGGAGGTAGCGTATTCTACGAGAGCCCATTTACAAATGCTCCGCTAGATAACGTAATCCCCGTAGATGTCTTTGTCCCAGGGTGCCCGCCTAGACCAGAGGCAATTCTCTATGGAGTTGTTCTCGCATTGGAAAAGTTAGCTAAAATGCTCAAAGGAGAAATTCCGCCTGAGGAGGGAGATTTATGAAAGATAAGGAGGAGATCATAGTCAATGAAATCAGCAAAAGGTTCCCAGATGTTGAAATCCAAGTCAAAGAAAATAAGTGGGGAAGAAGAAGAATTTGGGCTAAAGTTCCCAGGGAAAAACTTAGAGATTTTATGAAATTCCTTAAGGAATTAGACCCCGACGCTCACTATTCAATTGGGATTGAGGAAGATGCTGGAGAAACCCTCGACTTCAGCATACACTTCCTATTATTGTACGATGAAGCTCCAGGAGTTTCCATGATAGTCAAAACTAGCGCTCCAAAGGATGACCCAGTATTACCTGATATAAGCGATATATTTCCAATATCCCTGCAATTTGAGAGGGAAGCTATGGAAATGGTCGGGATAGACTTTGAAAATGCTCCAGATAAAAGAAGGCTATTTCTCCCAGATGACTTTCCAGAGGGAATATACCCACTTAGGCACGATGATAAGGGAATTCCGGAGGACATGGTAAAGAATGCAGGTCATCCCTATCTCCTGAGGAGGGGAGGTAAATGAGTAAGAAGGTAGAATATTGGGTTAAGATACCTTTCGGCCCAATCCATCCTGGGTTAGAAGAGCCTGAAAAGTTCATCCTCACGCTAGATGGAGAGAGGATAGTAAACGTAGATATTAAGCTGGGGTATAACCTTAGGGGAATTCAATGGATAGCTTTTAGGAGGAACTACGTTCAGCTTATGTATCTCGCGGAAAGGATATGCGGAATATGTAGCTTCTCCCACAATCATACATATGTTAGAGCAGTTGAAGAGATGGCTGGAATAGAAGTTCCCGAAAGGGCCGAATACATAAGAGCGATAATTGGGGAACTTGAGAGAATACACTCCCATCTCCTTAACCTCGGGGTCGTAGGTCACGACATAGGGTACGACACCGTGCTCCACTTAACATGGCTTGCAAGGGAGAAGGTAATGGATGCTCTAGAGGCCATAACCGGCAACAGGGTAAACTACAGTATGATGACTATTGGAGGGGTTAGGAGGGATATAGAGGAAAAGCACAAGAGATTGCTCCTCGATATGATAAAGTACTATAGAGAAATAATGCCCCAGATAGAAGATGTATTCTTACATGATTCAACTATAGAAGCAAGACTTAGGAACTGTGCGGTAGTCCCAAGGAAACTAGCTATAGAAATGGGTGCGGTTGGGCCAACAGGTAGGGGATCCGGGATAAAGGATGATGCAAGATGGAGCGAAAAACTTGGAGTGTATCCAGATTTAGGGATCAAACCAGTAATGCCAGAAGACGTCACAGGAGAGAAGGCTAGGGGGGATGTCTATGATAGAACAGCAGTCAGAATCGGTGAAATATATCAAAGCCTTGAGCTGATTGAGCATGCGTTAGATCAGATGCCAGAAGGGAAGATAAAGGCATTTCCTAAAGATAACATTCTAGTTGCAAAGCTCAAGCTACTTGGAGATGGAGAAGGAATAGGTAGGTACGAAGCTCCAAGGGGAGAACTCATACATTATGTAAAAGGGAAGAAGGGTAGGGATGGTCCCGTCAGATGGAAGATGAGGGAACCAACTTTTCCCAACTTGTTCACAATAGCGAAGGGATTGGAAGGAAATCAACTAGCCGATGTCGTCGTTGCAATAGCCTCTATAGATCCATGCCTAAGCTGTACCGATAGGGTAGCCGTAGTGAAAGAAGGCAAGAAGATTATCCTAACCGAAAAAGATCTGCTAAAACTTTCAATTCAGAAAACTCGGGAAATAAATCCAGAAGTAAAAGGGGATCCCACTCCCGCGGGAGTAGGATGCATTAGGGGGTGAGGATATGAGCATTATCTACGAACTTATCGGCCTAATTCTCCTTTATATTTACGTCTCAATAACATCTCTATTATTCAGTGGTATAGATAGGAAACTTGTTGCTAGGATGCAGAGGAGAATTGGACCCCCAATATTGCAGCCATTTTACGACTTCCTAAAATTAATGAGCAAGGAAACAATAATTCCAAATACCGCAAACTTCATGTTCAGGGCGGCCCCAATTCTAATGCTTGCCACTGTAATAGCACTTCTAGCTTATACCCCACTTGGATTCCCACCACTCTTCGCAACTAAGGGAGATATAATAGTCTTTATATACCTTCTAACGCTAGCTGATTTCTTCTTAATCCTAGGTGTTATAAGTTCAGGGAGTCCATATGGAAAAATAGGAGCTGCTAGAGAAGTTGCAATGTTAATTTCCAGAGAACCTGCAATGATGCTCGGAGTATTCTCGGTAATGTGGGGGATCTCAAAGCTTGGGGTTAAAAGGCCTTTCAGCTTAGGTAGCCTATATGAGCACAACATCTGGGAGCTTGGACCAATGGTGTGGGTAGCTGGGATAATATTAATCTACGTATTCATGGCATGGTTAGCCAGCGAAATTGAAGTAGGATTCTTCAATATACCGGAAGCTGAGGAGGAGATTGCAGAAGGTACTCTTGTGGAGTATAGCGGTAGGTACCTAGGAATAATAAAGCTCGCAGAGTCCATTAAGGAGTTCATAGCGACATCGCTTGTTGTCGCAGTTCTCTTTCCATGGCAGGTAAGGATCCCAGGAATTGAAGGTTACATCACCAACTTGATGATCCATACACTCAAGGTATTCATAGTGCTATTTATTGCAAAAACGGTGTTTAGAACGGTAACTGGAAGACTAAGGATAACACAAGCAGTAAACCTGTTATGGACTAGGGTATTTGCCGCAAGTGTT
This Pyrococcus horikoshii OT3 DNA region includes the following protein-coding sequences:
- a CDS encoding NADH-quinone oxidoreductase subunit B family protein, with protein sequence MTIKVPIQAQQNEERKRLEKRIAQLCKFIGKSPWVFHVNSGSCNGCDIEIIAALTPRYDAERFGVKLVGSPRHADILLVTGPVTNQSLERVKLVYEQTPDPKIVIAVGSCATGGSVFYESPFTNAPLDNVIPVDVFVPGCPPRPEAILYGVVLALEKLAKMLKGEIPPEEGDL
- a CDS encoding NADH-quinone oxidoreductase subunit C — encoded protein: MKDKEEIIVNEISKRFPDVEIQVKENKWGRRRIWAKVPREKLRDFMKFLKELDPDAHYSIGIEEDAGETLDFSIHFLLLYDEAPGVSMIVKTSAPKDDPVLPDISDIFPISLQFEREAMEMVGIDFENAPDKRRLFLPDDFPEGIYPLRHDDKGIPEDMVKNAGHPYLLRRGGK
- a CDS encoding nickel-dependent hydrogenase large subunit, with amino-acid sequence MSKKVEYWVKIPFGPIHPGLEEPEKFILTLDGERIVNVDIKLGYNLRGIQWIAFRRNYVQLMYLAERICGICSFSHNHTYVRAVEEMAGIEVPERAEYIRAIIGELERIHSHLLNLGVVGHDIGYDTVLHLTWLAREKVMDALEAITGNRVNYSMMTIGGVRRDIEEKHKRLLLDMIKYYREIMPQIEDVFLHDSTIEARLRNCAVVPRKLAIEMGAVGPTGRGSGIKDDARWSEKLGVYPDLGIKPVMPEDVTGEKARGDVYDRTAVRIGEIYQSLELIEHALDQMPEGKIKAFPKDNILVAKLKLLGDGEGIGRYEAPRGELIHYVKGKKGRDGPVRWKMREPTFPNLFTIAKGLEGNQLADVVVAIASIDPCLSCTDRVAVVKEGKKIILTEKDLLKLSIQKTREINPEVKGDPTPAGVGCIRG
- a CDS encoding respiratory chain complex I subunit 1 family protein, translated to MSIIYELIGLILLYIYVSITSLLFSGIDRKLVARMQRRIGPPILQPFYDFLKLMSKETIIPNTANFMFRAAPILMLATVIALLAYTPLGFPPLFATKGDIIVFIYLLTLADFFLILGVISSGSPYGKIGAAREVAMLISREPAMMLGVFSVMWGISKLGVKRPFSLGSLYEHNIWELGPMVWVAGIILIYVFMAWLASEIEVGFFNIPEAEEEIAEGTLVEYSGRYLGIIKLAESIKEFIATSLVVAVLFPWQVRIPGIEGYITNLMIHTLKVFIVLFIAKTVFRTVTGRLRITQAVNLLWTRVFAASVVGALLLVLGVRI